The segment CCAACCCGCATTGGTGTGATTAATATTCTTACCCTCATGGGTGCGGATTTAAGGCTTGAGAATGAGCGCGAAGTGGGCGGCGAACCGGTGGCCGATATTCGTATTCGCTACGCACCGCTGAAAGGAATTGATATCCCTGAAGAGCAAGTGCCGCTGGCAATTGATGAATTCCCTGCACTGTTTATTGCCGCCGCCAACGCCGATGGCGTGACCCGCCTAAGGGGCGCCGAAGAGCTGCGCGTAAAAGAGTCTGATCGCATCCAGGCAATGGCGGATGGTTTAGCTGTGCTAGGTGTGCAGCACACTGTTGTAGAAGACGGTATCGATATTGTTGGCAATGGCGATGCGCAAAAAGCGAGCTACGGCGGTGGTCGTGTCGATAGCCTGGGCGATCACCGTATTGCCATGGCGTTCGCGATTTCATCACTGCGTGCGAGTGGAGAAATTGAAATTGAAGACTGCGCCAATGTGGCGACCTCTTTTCCTGATTTCGTTGAACTGGCCACGCGCATCGGCATGAGCGTTAGCGTGGAGGGTGCGCATGAATGATCCCGCTTCAGTTGTTCCCGTTCTCACTATTGATGGCCCAGGTGGAGCGGGTAAAGGCACCATTAGTGGTTTAGTGGCGGAGCGTCTTGGCTGGCATTTGCTGGATAGTGGTGCGCTCTATCGGCTGACGGCTCAAGCGGCGGTTAAGCATAGCGTAGCGGTTGATGATGAGGCTGGGCTTGCACGCTTAGCGGAGCAGTTGGATGTAGCCTTTCCAGTTGAAGAGGGGCAGCCGCGTACGCTTCTCGAAGGTGAAGATGTTGGCCAAGTGATTCGTACCGAGCAGGCTGGTGAGCGAGCTTCCCAAGTGGCGGCGCTGCCTGCGGTGCGGCAAGCCTTGCTACAGAGACAGCGTGATTTTTGCCAAGCGCCAGGATTGGTAGCCGATGGGCGAGACATGGGTACCGTCGTGTTTCCCGACGCCCCGCTAAAGATTTTTTTGACGGCAAGTGCCGATGAGCGGGCACGCCGACGTTATCTGCAGTTGCAGGAAGCCGGGGTGAATGCTAGTCTTTCGAGTCTTTTAAAGGAGATTCAGGCACGCGATGCACGCGACACGCAGCGCAGTGTGGCTCCTCTCAAGCCGGCAGATGATGCCATTACGCTTGATACCACGCGCCTGAGCATACCGGAAGTGGTTGATCAACTGACCGAACTGCTCGCCCAAAGAGGGCTGGTAAGCGGCGTGTGATTCTCCCTTGCGGCGTTTTTGGATAGGTGTCACGACGTGGCAGGGCACTAAACTCACATCGGTGAGCCCGGTCAGGTCTAACCAGCGTTAACACCTCCAAAGGCTGAGTGACATTAGGCCCGCACTTGCTGGTGGTGCGGAGAAGGCATTTATGCCTCAACAACGTAATTACGTAGGAACACCATGAGCGAAAGCTTTGCTGAGCTGTTTGAACAGTCTCTTAACGACATCAACATGGAGCCAGGCGCTATTGTCGCGGCTCAAGTTGTCGACATTGACGGTGACTGGGTTACTGTCAACGCTGGTCTGAAATCTGAAGGTCAGATCCCTGCGTCACAATTCCGCGATGAACACGGTAACCTGAACATCGCTATCGGTGACGACGTACACGTTGCACTTGAAGCCGTTGAAGATGGTTTCGGTGAGACGCGTCTTTCCCGTGAAAAAGCCAAGCGTGCAGAAGCTTGGAAGATTCTGGAAGCAGCCTTCGAGAAAGACGAAATCATTAAGGGCGTTATTAACGGTAAGGTTAAAGGCGGCTTCACAGTTGAAGTTGACTCTATCCGTGCCTTCTTGCCGGGCTCCTTGGTTGACGTTCGTCCTGTTCGCGATACTGCGCACCTGGAAAACAAAGAGCTGGACTTTAAAGTCATCAAGCTCGATCCGAAGCGCAACAACGTTGTGGTATCACGTCGTGCGGTTCTGGAAGCAGAGAACAGTGCAGAGCGCGAAGCGCTTCTGGCTACTCTGCAAGAAGGCCAGCAGATCAAGGGTATCGTTAAGAACCTGACAGACTACGGCGCTTTCGTAGACCTGGGCGGTGTTGACGGCCTGCTGCACATTACAGACATGGCGTGGAAGCGTATTAAGCATCCGTCCGAAATCGTTGCTGTTGGCGACGAGATCAACGTTAAAGTTCTGAAGTTTGACCGTGAGCGTAACCGCGTTTCACTGGGTCTTAAGCAGTTGG is part of the Halomonas alkaliantarctica genome and harbors:
- the cmk gene encoding (d)CMP kinase, with protein sequence MNDPASVVPVLTIDGPGGAGKGTISGLVAERLGWHLLDSGALYRLTAQAAVKHSVAVDDEAGLARLAEQLDVAFPVEEGQPRTLLEGEDVGQVIRTEQAGERASQVAALPAVRQALLQRQRDFCQAPGLVADGRDMGTVVFPDAPLKIFLTASADERARRRYLQLQEAGVNASLSSLLKEIQARDARDTQRSVAPLKPADDAITLDTTRLSIPEVVDQLTELLAQRGLVSGV